The following are encoded together in the Budorcas taxicolor isolate Tak-1 chromosome 4, Takin1.1, whole genome shotgun sequence genome:
- the SMO gene encoding smoothened homolog isoform X2: MPKCENDRVELPSRTLCQATRGPCAIVERERGWPDFLRCTPDHFPEGCPNEVQNIKFNSSGQCEAPLVRTDNPKSWYEDVEGCGIQCQNPLFTEAEHQDMHSYIAAFGAVTGLCTLFTLATFVADWRNSNRYPAVILFYVNACFFVGSIGWLAQFMDGARREIVCRADGTMRLGEPTSNETLSCVIIFVIVYYALMAGVVWFVVLTYAWHTSFKALGTTYQPLSGKTSYFHLLTWSLPFVLTVAILAVAQVDGDSVSGICFVGYKNYRYRAGFVLAPIGLVLIVGGYFLIRGVMTLFSIKSNHPGLLSEKAASKINETMLRLGIFGFLAFGFVLITFSCHFYDFFNQAEWERSFRDYVLCQANVTIGLPTKKPIPDCEIKNRPSLLVEKINLFAMFGTGISMSTWVWTKATLLIWRRTWCRLTGQSDDEPKRIKKSKMIAKAFSKRRELLQNPGQELSFSMHTVSHDGPVAGLAFDLNEPSADVSSAWAQHVTKMVARRGAILPQDVSVTPVATPVPPEEKANLWLVEAEISPELEKRLGRKKKRRKRKKEVCPLVPPPELHLPALGPAPAPSAVPRLPQLPRQKCLVAAGAWGPGESCQPGAWTLVSNPFCPEPSAPAPVAWVQGRRQGLGPIHSRTNLMEAELMDADSDF, translated from the exons CG AATGAGGTGCAGAACATCAAGTTCAACAGTTCCGGCCAATGCGAGGCTCCCTTGGTTCGGACTGACAACCCCAAGAGCTGGTATGAGGATGTGGAGGGCTGTGGGATCCAGTGTCAGAACCCGCTCTTCACCGAGGCCGAGCACCAGGACATGCACAGCTACATCGCGGCCTTTGGGGCTGTCACGGGCCTCTGCACACTCTTCACCCTG GCCACATTTGTGGCTGACTGGCGGAACTCCAATCGCTACCCCGCCGTCATCCTCTTCTATGTCAATGCATGTTTCTTCGTGGGCAGCATTGGCTGGCTGGCCCAGTTCATGGATGGGGCCCGCCGGGAGATCGTCTGCCGTGCTGATGGCACCATGAGGCTCGGGGAGCCCAC CTCCAATGAGACCCTGTCCTGCGTCATCATCTTTGTCATCGTGTACTACGCCCTGATGGCCGGCGTCGTCTGGTTTGTGGTCCTCACCTACGCCTGGCACACTTCCTTCAAAGCCCTGGGGACCACCTACCAGCCTCTCTCGGGCAAGACTTCGTACTTCCACCTGCTCACGTGGTCACTCCCCTTTGTCCTCACTGTGGCAATCCTCGCCGTCGCCCAG GTGGACGGGGACTCTGTGAGTGGCATCTGTTTTGTGGGCTATAAGAACTACCGATACCGTGCTGGTTTCGTGCTGGCCCCCATTGGCCTGGTGCTCATTGTGGGAGGTTACTTCCTCATCCGAG GAGTCATGACCCTGTTCTCCATCAAGAGCAACCACCCTGGGCTGCTGAGCGAGAAGGCAGCCAGCAAGATCAATGAGACCATGCTGCGTCTGG GCATTTTTGGCTTCCTGGCCTTTGGCTTTGTGCTCATCACCTTCAGCTGCCACTTCTACGACTTCTTCAACCAGGCTGAGTGGGAGCGCAGCTTCCGGGACTACGTGCT ATGCCAGGCCAATGTGACCATCGGGCTGCCCACCAAGAAGCCCATCCCTGACTGTGAGATCAAGAACCGCCCCAGCCTCCTGGTGGAGAAGATCAACCTATTTGCCATGTTTGGAACTGGCATTTCCATGAGCACCTGGGTCTGGACCAAGGCCACGCTGCTCATCTGGAGGCGCACCTGGTGCAG GTTGACGGGGCAGAGTGATGATGAACCCAAACGGATCAAGAAGAGCAAGATGATTGCCAAGGCCTTCTCCAAGCGGCGGGAGCTGCTGCAGAACCCAGGCCAGGAGCTCTCCTTCAGCATGCACACCGTCTCCCACGATGGGCCTGTGG CGGGCTTGGCCTTTGACCTCAATGAGCCCTCAGCCGACGTGTCCTCTGCCTGGGCCCAGCACGTCACCAAGATGGTGGCCCGGAGAGGCGCCATACTGCCCCAGGATGTGTCTGTCACCCCAGTGGCAACGCCAG TGCCCCCGGAGGAAAAAGCCAACCTGTGGCTGGTTGAGGCAGAGATCTCCCCGGAGCTGGAGAAGCGCCTGGGCCGGAAGAAGAAgcggaggaagaggaagaaggaggtgTGCCCGCTAGTGCCACCCCCGGAGCTTCACCTCCCCGCCCTgggccctgcccccgcccctaGTGCGGTCCCTCGGCTGCCACAGCTGCCCCGACAGAAGTGCCTGGTGGCGGCAGGTGCCTGGGGACCTGGGGAATCCTGCCAACCTGGAGCCTGGACCCTGGTCTCCAACCCCTTCTGCCCAGAGCCCAGCGCCCCAGCCCCGGTGGCCTGGGTGCAGGGCCGCCGGCAGGGACTGGGGCCCATTCACTCCCGCACCAACCTGATGGAGGCGGAACTCATGGATGCAGACTCCGACTTCTGA